One Ricinus communis isolate WT05 ecotype wild-type chromosome 7, ASM1957865v1, whole genome shotgun sequence genomic region harbors:
- the LOC8289698 gene encoding transmembrane emp24 domain-containing protein p24beta2 — MEMGVVRCIVIMMTTTMLWKGTCGIRFVINKEECVSHKVESQGDTLHISFVLIKAESPSHVADKGVDLLIKGPSGEKLHDLHDKTSEKYEFVVYKKGLYQFCFTNKSPFLITIDFDVHLGHFTYHDQHAKDEHFAPLLKQISRLQEALYNIQFEQHWLEAETDRQAIVNDNMSRRALHKAMLESAALVGASVLQMYLMRRLFDRKLGISRV; from the exons ATGGAGATGGGTGTGGTGAGATGTATAGTAATAATGATGACAACAACTATGTTATGGAAAGGGACATGTGGGATCAGATTTGTGATAAACAAAGAAGAATGTGTTTCTCATAAGGTAGAAAGTCAAGGGGACACTCTGCATATCTCTTTCGTATTGATTAAAGCCGAATCTCCTTCCCATGTAGCAGATAAAGGTGTTGATCTTCTG ATAAAGGGACCATCTGGGGAAAAGCTTCATGATTTGCATGATAAGACGAGTGAAAAATATGAGTTTGTTGTGTACAAGAAAGGGCTTTACCAATTCTGTTTCACCaacaagtctccttttcttaTAACCATTGACTTTGATGTGCATCTTGGTCACTTCACATACCATGATCAGCATGCAAAAGATG AACATTTTGCCCCTTTGTTGAAGCAGATATCAAGGTTACAGGAAGCTCTTTACAATATCCAGTTCGAACAACATTGGTTAGAGGCTGAGACTGACCGCCAGGCAATAG TGAATGACAACATGAGCAGGAGAGCATTGCACAAGGCAATGCTTGAATCAGCTGCCCTAGTTGGGGCCAGTGTGCTACAGATGTACCTCATGAGACGCTTGTTTGATAGAAAGCTTGGCATATCCAGAGTCTAA
- the LOC8289699 gene encoding uncharacterized protein LOC8289699 isoform X1, giving the protein MSVSKPTSVIAPPLPSTYDVEYRAIADDAWYSVRTVVEGETLRIKYENFGDEHDSVFEPQNFKCAEEIEIFEKRFRPLSNQLQDKECKKLSVGTVVCASHSFTNLDNRFYDGVVDDQVISRDHRFANGDEQCMCTFVVVWRHGPIAGCLSNKKIENVCVVQSTSQLDPKVATFLKMVRDKLESESENESKPYLPCHSHTPHQDIASLPLKLESTFIEQKRKCASHSQSFSNSWTSEERISDHAQRIKEEVDVGGIGNRYIFLVDNLDKSLSPSTIMEFIHRLTLVSVRAYVFPSLSSETYTNGAVVVEGEKNFQKLSEFFDSPDHIIMSRGGRPWAITAKLSGHDTYLVALGNLMPKYQEKLDFRNNDTGKDLKVVCSGSEEYKTGKQLRDLFLEFAEHQRRLHKRLALEERKIFQSM; this is encoded by the exons aTGTCCGTTTCGAAGCCAACCTCCGTCATCGCTCCGCCGCTGCCATCAACCTACGACGTCGAGTACCGTGCAATAGCCGACGACGCATGGTACAGTGTCCGTACAGTTGTAGAAGGAGAGACACTGAGGATTAAGTACGAAAACTTCGGCGATGAACACGACAGCGTCTTTGAGCCACAAAACTTTAAGTGTGCAGAAGAGATTGAGATATTTGAGAAGCGGTTCAGGCCGCTTTCCAATCAGTTGCAGGACAAAGAATGTAAGAAACTAAGTGTCGGTACTGTGGTTTGCGCTTCTCACTCTTTCACCAATTTAGATAATCGCTTCTACGACGGCGTTGTCGATGAT CAGGTAATTTCAAGGGATCATCGTTTTGCTAATGGAGATGAACAATGCATGTGTACGTTTGTGGTTGTTTGGAGACATGGTCCAATTGCGGGGTGTTTGAGTAACAAGAAAATTGAGAATGTATGCGTTGTTCAATCCACTTCACAGCTTGATCCTAAGGTAGCCACTTTTTTGAAGATGGTCAGGGACAAACTTGAAAgtgaaagtgaaaatgaaagtAAACCTTATTTACCTTGTCATTCTCACACTCCTCATCAAGATATTGCCAGCTTGCCTTTGAAGCTGGAATCTACTTTTATAGAGCAG AAAAGGAAGTGTGCCAGCCACAGCCAGTCATTTAGTAACAGTTGGACTTCtgaag AGAGGATTTCTGATCATGCTCAAAGGATCAAAGAGGAAGTTGATGTTGGAGGGATTGGCAAtcgatatatttttttggttgaCAATCTGGATAAAAGTTTATCCCCTTCAACAATTATGGAATTCATACATAGACTTACTTTAGTATCAGTTCGAGCGTATGTTTTCCCGAGTTTATCATCAGAGACATACACGAATGGGGCTGTTGTAGTGGAGGGTGAAAAGAATTTCCAGAAGTTATCTGAATTTTTTGATAGTCCCGATCACATCATCATGTCAAGAGGAGGAAG GCCATGGGCAATAACCGCAAAACTGTCTGGGCATGATACATATTTGGTCGCACTTGGGAACTTAATGCCTAAATACCAG GAGAAGCTAGATTTCAGAAATAATGATACTGGCAAGGATTTAAAAGTCGTCTGTTCAGGATCAGAAGAATACAAGACAGGGAAGCAGCTGAGAGATCTGTTTTTGGAGTTTGCTGAGCATCAACGGCGATTGCACAAAAGGCTAGCATTGGAGGAGAGAAAGATCTTTCAATCAATGTAG
- the LOC8289699 gene encoding uncharacterized protein LOC8289699 isoform X2 has translation MSVSKPTSVIAPPLPSTYDVEYRAIADDAWYSVRTVVEGETLRIKYENFGDEHDSVFEPQNFKCAEEIEIFEKRFRPLSNQLQDKECKKLSVGTVVCASHSFTNLDNRFYDGVVDDVISRDHRFANGDEQCMCTFVVVWRHGPIAGCLSNKKIENVCVVQSTSQLDPKVATFLKMVRDKLESESENESKPYLPCHSHTPHQDIASLPLKLESTFIEQKRKCASHSQSFSNSWTSEERISDHAQRIKEEVDVGGIGNRYIFLVDNLDKSLSPSTIMEFIHRLTLVSVRAYVFPSLSSETYTNGAVVVEGEKNFQKLSEFFDSPDHIIMSRGGRPWAITAKLSGHDTYLVALGNLMPKYQEKLDFRNNDTGKDLKVVCSGSEEYKTGKQLRDLFLEFAEHQRRLHKRLALEERKIFQSM, from the exons aTGTCCGTTTCGAAGCCAACCTCCGTCATCGCTCCGCCGCTGCCATCAACCTACGACGTCGAGTACCGTGCAATAGCCGACGACGCATGGTACAGTGTCCGTACAGTTGTAGAAGGAGAGACACTGAGGATTAAGTACGAAAACTTCGGCGATGAACACGACAGCGTCTTTGAGCCACAAAACTTTAAGTGTGCAGAAGAGATTGAGATATTTGAGAAGCGGTTCAGGCCGCTTTCCAATCAGTTGCAGGACAAAGAATGTAAGAAACTAAGTGTCGGTACTGTGGTTTGCGCTTCTCACTCTTTCACCAATTTAGATAATCGCTTCTACGACGGCGTTGTCGATGAT GTAATTTCAAGGGATCATCGTTTTGCTAATGGAGATGAACAATGCATGTGTACGTTTGTGGTTGTTTGGAGACATGGTCCAATTGCGGGGTGTTTGAGTAACAAGAAAATTGAGAATGTATGCGTTGTTCAATCCACTTCACAGCTTGATCCTAAGGTAGCCACTTTTTTGAAGATGGTCAGGGACAAACTTGAAAgtgaaagtgaaaatgaaagtAAACCTTATTTACCTTGTCATTCTCACACTCCTCATCAAGATATTGCCAGCTTGCCTTTGAAGCTGGAATCTACTTTTATAGAGCAG AAAAGGAAGTGTGCCAGCCACAGCCAGTCATTTAGTAACAGTTGGACTTCtgaag AGAGGATTTCTGATCATGCTCAAAGGATCAAAGAGGAAGTTGATGTTGGAGGGATTGGCAAtcgatatatttttttggttgaCAATCTGGATAAAAGTTTATCCCCTTCAACAATTATGGAATTCATACATAGACTTACTTTAGTATCAGTTCGAGCGTATGTTTTCCCGAGTTTATCATCAGAGACATACACGAATGGGGCTGTTGTAGTGGAGGGTGAAAAGAATTTCCAGAAGTTATCTGAATTTTTTGATAGTCCCGATCACATCATCATGTCAAGAGGAGGAAG GCCATGGGCAATAACCGCAAAACTGTCTGGGCATGATACATATTTGGTCGCACTTGGGAACTTAATGCCTAAATACCAG GAGAAGCTAGATTTCAGAAATAATGATACTGGCAAGGATTTAAAAGTCGTCTGTTCAGGATCAGAAGAATACAAGACAGGGAAGCAGCTGAGAGATCTGTTTTTGGAGTTTGCTGAGCATCAACGGCGATTGCACAAAAGGCTAGCATTGGAGGAGAGAAAGATCTTTCAATCAATGTAG
- the LOC8289700 gene encoding indole-3-glycerol phosphate synthase, chloroplastic: MEGLVSARVSLRTAPSLYLNPNFSIKPSTNLLTLNTRFSVPSIRAQQPDTKEGLAMVEEESNVLKVKEWEVGMLQNEVAASQGIRIRRRPPTGPPLHYVGPFEFRIQNEGNTPRNILEEIIWHKHTEVSQLKERRPLSVLKNSLDNAPPTRDFIGALKAANLRIGFPGLIAEVKKASPSRGILREDFDPVEIAQAYEKGGAACLSVLTDEKFFKGSFENLEAIRNSGVKCPLLCKEFVIDAWQIYYARTKGADAILLIAAVLPDLDIKYMTKICKVLGLTALIEVHDEREMDRVLAIEGVELIGINNRNLETFEVDISNTRKLLEGERGQLIQQKGIIVVGESGLFTPEDIAYVHEAGVKAVLVGESIVKQSDPGKGITGLFGKDISLS, from the exons ATGGAAGGATTGGTTTCAGCTAGGGTTTCTCTAAGGACTGCTCCTTCCCTCTACCTTAACCCCAACTTCTCAATCAAACCTTCAACCAACCTCCTTACACTCAATACTCGTTTCTCTGTTCCCTCAATTAGAGCTCAACAG CCCGATACGAAGGAGGGATTGGCTATGGTGGAGGAGGAGTCGAATGTGCTTAAAGTGAAGGAATGGGAAGTGGGTATGCTTCAAAATGAAGTGGCTGCTAGTCAAGGGATTAGAATTAGGAGAAGGCCGCCAACTGGTCCGCCTTTGCATTATGTTGGACCGTTTGAATTTCGTATACAGAATGAGGGCAATACACCTAGGAATATTCTTGAGGAAATTATTTGGCATAAGCATACTGAAGTTTCTCAA TTGAAAGAGAGAAGGCCTCTTTCAGTGCTGAAGAATTCATTAGACAATGCTCCTCCTACTAGAGATTTTATCGGAGCTCTTAAGGCTGCTAATCTTCGAATTGGATTTCCTGGTTTGATTGCTGAAGTTAAGAAAGCTTCTCCGAGTAGAGGAATTTTAAGAGAGGACTTTGATCCT GTTGAAATTGCCCAAGCTTATGAGAAAGGTGGCGCTGCATGTCTCAGTGTTTTGACTGATGAAAAGTTTTTTAAG GGGAGCTTTGAAAACCTGGAGGCTATAAGGAATTCAGGAGTAAAG TGCCCACTATTGTGCAAAGAGTTTGTCATAGATGCATGGCAAATCTACTATGCCCGAACTAAAGGCGCAGATGCCATTCTTTTAATTGCTGCTGTTTTGCCTGATCTTGACATCAAATACATGACAAAGATATGCAAAGTGCTTGGTTTGACAGCACTAATCGAG GTGCACGATGAAAGGGAAATGGATCGTGTTCTTGCAATAGAGGGAGTTGAACTTATTGGTATCAACAACCGTAATCTTG AAACATTCGAGGTTGATATTAGTAACACGAGGAAGCTTCTTGAAGGAGAGCGTGGTCAACTTATACAACAAAAAGGCATAATT GTTGTTGGGGAATCTGGTCTATTTACTCCTGAAGACATTGCTTATGTGCATGAAGCTGGAGTGAAAGCT GTTTTGGTTGGAGAATCAATTGTGAAGCAAAGTGACCCTGGGAAGGGAATAACGGGACTTTTTGGTAAAGATATTTCATTGAGTTAA
- the LOC8289701 gene encoding ribulose-1,5 bisphosphate carboxylase/oxygenase large subunit N-methyltransferase, chloroplastic, protein MAEASRIFQTTLLPTFSSLQKPRLVSHHPPNLAHKKYQTIHCLSSSVSTSDDITTAKAATTVTQMVPWGCDIDSSDNAAALQRWLSNNGLPDQKMAIDKVEVGERGLVALKNIRKGEKLLFVPPSLVITADSEWSCPEAGEVLKQYSVPDWPLLAIYLISEANLQKSSKWSNYISALPRQPYSLLYWTRAELDRYLEASQIRERAIERITNVIGTYNDLRLRIFSKYPDLFPEEVFNLETFKWSFGILFSRLVRLPSMDGKVALVPWADMLNHSCEVETFLDYDKSSQGVVFTTDRQYEPGEQVFISYGKKSNGELLLSYGFVPREGTNPSDSVELSLSLKKSDKSYKEKLEALKKHGFSASQCFPVRVTGWPVELLAYAYLAVSPPSMSSKFEELAAAASNKTTIKKDVGFPEIEEQALQFILDSCESSISKYTKFLQASGSMDLDVTSPKQLNRRLFLKQLAVDLCNSEQRILFRAQNVLRRRLRDIRSGELRALKIFDGFRNWFK, encoded by the exons ATGGCGGAAGCCTCTAGAATATTCCAAACCACGCTACTCCCTACATTCTCTTCTCTCCAAAAACCACGCTTAGTCTCTCACCACCCACCAAATTTAGCACacaaaaaataccaaacaatTCACTGTTTATCatcatcagtttcaacaaGTGACGACATCACTACTGCCAAAGCAGCAACAACCGTGACCCAGATGGTACCGTGGGGCTGTGACATAGATTCTTCAGATAATGCGGCAGCCCTGCAAAGATGGTTGTCTAATAATGGTTTACCTGATCAGAAAATGGCCATAGATAAAGTTGAAGTAGGAGAGAGAGGCTTAGTTGCTTTGAAGAATATTAGGAAGGGTGAGAAGTTGCTCTTTGTGCCTCCTTCCCTTGTTATTACTGCTGACTCT GAATGGAGCTGTCCGGAGGCTGGTGAAGTTTTAAAACAGTATTCTGTACCAGATTGGCCTTTACTTGCTATTTACCTGATCAGTGAAGCAAATCTTCAGAAATCTTCAAAATGGAGTAATTACATCTCAGCACTTCCTCGACAACCCTACTCGCTTTTGTACTG GACACGTGCAGAACTAGATAGATACTTGGAAGCTTCACAGATCAGAGAGCGAGCAATTGAAAGAATTACCAATGTTATCGGAAC ATACAATGACTTACGGCTTAGAATATTTTCAAAGTATCCTGACTTATTTCCTGAAGAG GTATTTAATCTGGAGACTTTCAAGTGGTCATTTGGCATTCTTTTTTCTCGTTTG GTTCGTCTACCCTCAATGGATGGAAAAGTTGCCTTGGTTCCCTGGGCAGATATGCTGAATCATAGTTGTGAG GTTGAGACCTTTTTGGATTATGATAAATCATCACAAGGAGTTGTCTTTACAACAGATCGACAGTACGAGCCAGGCGAGCAG GTGTTCATATCATATGGAAAGAAATCTAATGGAGAGCTATTGCTATCATATGGATTTGTTCCAAGGGAGGGCACTAATCCTAGTGATTCAGTAGAATTGTCATTGTCTCTGAAGAAATCTGATAAAAGTTACAAGGAAAAGTTAGAAGCTCTTAAGAAGCATGGTTTTTCAGC ATCTCAATGTTTTCCTGTTCGAGTGACTGGTTGGCCAGTGGAGTTGTTGGCATATGCTTATTTGGCAGTCAGCCCTCCAAGTATGAGTAGCAAGTTTGAAGAG CTGGCTGCAGCAGCATCAAATAAGACAACCATCAAGAAGGATGTTGGGTTCCCAGAAATTGAGGAACAGGCATTGCAATTCATATTGGATAGTTGTGAGTCGAGTATATCAAAATACACTAAATTTTTACAG GCAAGTGGATCAATGGATTTGGATGTAACATCACCAAAGCAGCTTAATAGAAGATTGTTCTTGAAACAGCTAGCAGTAGACTTGTGTAACAGCGAGCAGAGAATACTATTTCGTGCTCAAAAT GTACTGCGACGAAGATTGAGGGATATAAGGAGCGGTGAACTGAGAGCTCTAAAGATTTTTGATGGGTTCAGAAACTGGTTTAAATGA